Part of the Janibacter alkaliphilus genome is shown below.
GGTCGCGAGGTGATCGTCAGCCGGGGCGAGATGGTCGAGATCGGCGACGGCTTCCGGCTGCCCGACCTCATCGCCAGCACCGGCGCCCGGCTGCGCGAGGTCGGCACCACCAACCGCACCCACCTGCGCGACTACGCCGAGGCGGTCACCGACGAGACCGGGTGCATCCTCAAGGTGCACCCGAGCAACTTCTGGCTCGGCGGCTTCACCAGCGACGTCAGCCTGACCCAGCTGCGCAAGGCGGGCCTCCGGGTGCCGGTGGTCATGGACCTCGGCAGCGGCCTGCTCGCCGCCGACCGCGCCCTGCCCGACGAGCCGGACGCCGCCAGCGCCCTGCGCGACGGCGCCGATCTCGTCACCGCCAGCGGCGACAAGCTGCTCGGCGGCCCCCAGGCCGGGATCGTCCTCGGCGACGCCGACCTGATCCACCGGCTGCGACGGCACCCGCTGGCCCGTGCGGTGCGCGTCGACAAGCTCACCCTGGCCGCTCTCGAAGCCACCCTCGCCGGCCCCGGCACCCCGGTCACCGACGCCCTGCACGCCCGCGCCGACGACCTGCTCCCCCGGACCCGTCGCCTCGCCGAGACCCTGGGCCGCGAGGTCGTCGCGGTGGACGGCCGGGTCGGCGGCGGTGGCGGCCCCGGGGTGCCGCTCCCGGGCTGGGCGGTGGAGATCCCGGTCGCGACCGTGCCCCGGCTGCGTCGGCCCGAGGGAGAAGGGGTGGCCGTCGTCGCCCGGGTGGACGACGGGCGGGGCCTGGTCGACCTGCGCTGCGTCCCGCCCGCGAGCGACGACGACCTGGCCCGTGCGCTGCGCGCGGCCCTGGCCGCGCCCACCGCCGCGGACACCAAGCCCGACGCATGAGGCGGGTGCTCGCCACGGCCGGGCACGTCGACCATGGCAAGTCCACGCTGGTGCGCGCCCTCACCGGGCGGGACCCGGATCGGCTCGCCGAGGAGCAGCGGCGCGGGCTGACCATCGACCTCGGCTTCGCGTGGACGACGCTGCCTTCCGGCGCCGAGGTTGCCTTCGTCGACGTCCCGGGTCACCGCCGCTTCGTCGGCACGATGGTCGCCGGACTCGGACCGGCCCCCGGTGTCGTGCTCGTCGTCGCCGCGGACCAGGGGTGGCAGGCGCAGACGAGCGAGCACCTCGACGCGGTGGTCGCGCTCGGCGTGGAGCACCTGCTGCTCGTCGTCACCCGCGCCGACCTCGCAGACCCGGACCCCACGCTGGCCGACTCGCGCACCCGCCTCGCCGAGCGCGGCCACCGGGACGTGCCGACCGTAGTGGTCGCGCCCCCGACCGGAGTGGGGATGGCCGAGCTGCGGACCGTGCTGGACGACCTCACGGCTCGCCTGCCGACGCCCGACGAGACGGCGCCGGTGCGGATGTGGGTGGACCGGGCGTTCACCATCGGCGGGGCCGGGACCGTGGTCACCGGCACCCTCGATGCGGGCACGCTGACCGTCGGTGACCCGCTGCTCGCGCTGGGCGCCGACGG
Proteins encoded:
- the selA gene encoding L-seryl-tRNA(Sec) selenium transferase, producing the protein MSDDPRRRVPRTDAVLADPQVADALARHDRATVKATVTAAQQQAREGTISPDEVVAATLAALPTRASSLTPVLNATGVVVHTNLGRAPLSPNAIQAVTDAAGYVDVEMDLTSGVRSRRGAATLDALRAAVPEAGDALVVNNGAAALVLATTALAAGREVIVSRGEMVEIGDGFRLPDLIASTGARLREVGTTNRTHLRDYAEAVTDETGCILKVHPSNFWLGGFTSDVSLTQLRKAGLRVPVVMDLGSGLLAADRALPDEPDAASALRDGADLVTASGDKLLGGPQAGIVLGDADLIHRLRRHPLARAVRVDKLTLAALEATLAGPGTPVTDALHARADDLLPRTRRLAETLGREVVAVDGRVGGGGGPGVPLPGWAVEIPVATVPRLRRPEGEGVAVVARVDDGRGLVDLRCVPPASDDDLARALRAALAAPTAADTKPDA